The Methanosarcina acetivorans C2A genome includes the window TATGGCCTGCGTTGTTCCCACCCTGGAAACGGGCAACAATGTCATAGTCTTTTGCAAGAAGGTCGACAATCTTGCCTTTTCCCTCGTCACCGAACTGCGCGCCTGTGATTATCGTAAACATAAGCCCTGAATCGGGCTTAACCTTAATAAGGTTTTGTCCGCTTTATTTGCCTACTCCCGGAGATTCTTCACCCTGAATCCTTCAAGGTCTCATTTTTCAAAAGAATAGACGACTGGTACGGAGAGGCAATGCTTGGTACAGGTAGGCAGGGATAGAAGAAGCAATGACGTGCTATACACCAATAACATGCCATGAAACAATAACAGTCATGAGGTAATACATTTAGTAGCACATTTCACTAAGCAGTACATTTCAAGAGGTAGCAGCCAGGCTACCCGAAATAATAATAGAAAGTAGTAGAAAGGAACAGGCAGTTTCGATTCTTTGCCACTGAAAACAGAGTAAATGAATAACAGAGTAAACGAATAACAGAGTAAATGAGTAATCGAATGTAGAGTTAAACAAATTTGGAATCGTTTAGTTTAGACTATAATCATTTAGAAGATCATACCTCTGAAAATAAGCAGACTGAGAATCATCAGGATTATCGCAAGGAATATTGCTGTCTTTGCACTATCTCCATCGCTTCCGAAGATTATAGGGATCGGGCCGAGCATAATTACTCCTCCACCCTTTATCCTTGATTCAGCTTTTTCTGCATGATGAGCTTTTTTATCGGAGCCTTCAAAACCGAAAGAACTTCCCGAATCAGCTTCCATTCCGAACCGGTCCCTTCTATTTGAATATCCATTTCCAGGTTCGGAATTCTCGCGCATGCCTATGGCTGTTCCGATTATAAGCATTAAAAACCCGAAGAGTATTATGAAAATTCCAGTCAAAACAAGTAAGTTTCCGATCAACGTTTCGTCTTCCACAGGAATAGATAAAGAATCATTATCAATAACCCAAGTCCAAGCATATTTGTTGTAATTTCAGGAGCAGAGCCAAATACTATCGGGATGGGACCGAGCATAATAAGGCCGCCCATTTGAGTGCTTGCGGGATGCTGTAACATTGTGAGAGCAATTCCTAACAATACTATGATAAAGCCAACAAATGTAACTGTTGCACCTACTCTTAGAAAATCTTCTGATGCACGCATGTGGAATGATATTATGCTTTTATTATTAAATCTATCCTTTGAATTTTTTAGGCATGTCGCCGAGTTTATGCTTTTTATAATCTGGAACGGAGGATTAGAAATGAAGAACGGATAAATTATCTATAATGTGATGAAGTGAGGGACTGGTTTTAACTATTTATGCCGGTTTGTCTCTTTTCAGCCCTGAATACTTCAACTTTCTAACGAAAGGTTATTATAGTACTTTTTTCATGGGGCAGAGAAATATAAAAGTGGCGGAATTTTCAGCC containing:
- a CDS encoding TIGR00304 family membrane protein; its protein translation is MEDETLIGNLLVLTGIFIILFGFLMLIIGTAIGMRENSEPGNGYSNRRDRFGMEADSGSSFGFEGSDKKAHHAEKAESRIKGGGVIMLGPIPIIFGSDGDSAKTAIFLAIILMILSLLIFRGMIF
- a CDS encoding TIGR00304 family membrane protein; this translates as MRASEDFLRVGATVTFVGFIIVLLGIALTMLQHPASTQMGGLIMLGPIPIVFGSAPEITTNMLGLGLLIMILYLFLWKTKR